The following are from one region of the Aequoribacter fuscus genome:
- a CDS encoding sulfotransferase family protein, which produces MYKQIHIVGCSPRSGTTLLYEMMSACCHFDKLYGHETRFNRTQASDGQTLLTKRPKDTQFMPRVLASVPEFWVIYCLRDPRDVVVSKHRIAGDKYYSNLRLWREQHGFAQRMQTHERCITVRYEDLVRDPDAVQSMLQKQIPWLTCTHPFSEYHQHAKLSAQSERAMHGLRSINTDSIGRWRDNLPRIVSQIQRHGDISALLIECGYEADTSWMNELEGIQPDHSPSRYPDRKGLWNQIRQGGNIALKVAAYRFNRWRRGQL; this is translated from the coding sequence GTGTATAAACAAATTCACATTGTCGGATGCTCGCCGCGCAGTGGCACAACCTTACTGTACGAGATGATGAGTGCCTGTTGCCATTTTGACAAACTGTACGGCCATGAGACACGCTTCAATCGGACACAAGCCAGCGACGGGCAAACTCTTCTGACGAAACGCCCCAAAGACACTCAATTTATGCCAAGAGTGTTGGCCAGTGTTCCGGAGTTTTGGGTGATTTATTGCCTGCGCGACCCGCGCGATGTCGTGGTGAGCAAACATAGAATTGCAGGAGACAAATACTACTCAAACCTACGTCTGTGGCGAGAGCAGCATGGCTTTGCGCAACGAATGCAAACACACGAGCGCTGCATTACCGTGCGCTACGAGGATCTCGTCAGAGATCCAGACGCCGTTCAAAGTATGTTGCAGAAACAAATTCCATGGTTGACCTGCACGCATCCGTTTTCGGAGTATCACCAGCACGCGAAGCTGTCCGCGCAATCCGAGCGAGCGATGCATGGATTGCGTTCGATAAACACCGACAGCATCGGACGATGGCGCGACAATCTGCCTCGCATTGTGAGCCAAATACAGCGCCACGGTGACATCAGCGCGCTGCTCATAGAATGTGGCTACGAAGCCGACACAAGCTGGATGAACGAATTAGAGGGCATCCAACCTGACCACAGTCCCAGCCGTTATCCTGATCGTAAGGGGCTGTGGAACCAGATCCGTCAAGGCGGCAACATCGCTCTAAAAGTAGCGGCTTACCGCTTTAATCGATGGCGCCGAGGCCAACTCTAG
- the recA gene encoding recombinase RecA gives MDPNKQKALEAALAQIERQFGKGTVMRMGDSERVAIPSISTGSLGLDIALGIGGLPKGRICEIYGPESSGKTTLTLQVIAEAQKLGGTAAFIDAEHALDPIYAERLGVQVDDLILSQPDTGEQALEVTEMLVRSGAVDVLVVDSVAALTPKAEIEGDMGDSHVGLQARLLSQAMRKLTGSIKQTNCLVIFINQIRMKIGVMFGSPETTTGGNALKFYSSVRLDIRRIGAVKEGDEIVGNETRVKVVKNKVSPPFKQAEFQIMYGSGIYHNGELIDWGVKLGLIDKSGAWYAYKGDKIGQGKANAAKFLSDNKDIADEIEAAIRAQTLTTAKPAEAPVAETQDAGE, from the coding sequence ATGGATCCAAATAAGCAAAAAGCATTAGAGGCGGCATTAGCACAAATCGAGCGTCAGTTTGGTAAAGGCACCGTAATGCGCATGGGTGACAGCGAACGTGTCGCCATCCCATCAATTTCCACCGGTTCACTTGGATTGGATATTGCTTTGGGTATTGGTGGCTTGCCTAAGGGGCGTATTTGCGAAATTTATGGACCTGAGTCCTCCGGTAAAACGACACTCACGCTGCAAGTGATCGCAGAGGCCCAGAAATTGGGTGGTACAGCGGCGTTTATTGATGCCGAACACGCGTTAGATCCTATATATGCCGAGCGCCTGGGCGTTCAAGTTGATGACCTGATCTTGTCGCAGCCCGACACCGGAGAGCAAGCCCTTGAAGTCACCGAAATGCTGGTGCGTTCTGGCGCAGTTGATGTATTAGTCGTCGATTCAGTGGCTGCCTTGACCCCCAAGGCCGAAATTGAAGGTGACATGGGTGATTCCCACGTTGGTTTGCAGGCGCGTCTATTAAGTCAGGCGATGCGCAAGTTAACGGGCTCGATCAAGCAAACCAATTGTTTGGTGATTTTTATTAACCAAATTCGCATGAAGATCGGCGTGATGTTTGGTAGCCCAGAAACCACTACGGGTGGTAACGCCCTTAAGTTTTACTCATCGGTTCGTCTCGATATCCGCCGTATTGGCGCGGTAAAAGAGGGCGACGAAATTGTGGGTAACGAAACTCGAGTTAAGGTGGTTAAGAACAAGGTGTCTCCACCCTTCAAACAGGCCGAGTTTCAGATCATGTACGGATCCGGCATTTACCACAACGGTGAGCTGATCGACTGGGGTGTCAAGCTCGGACTGATCGATAAATCGGGCGCTTGGTATGCCTACAAAGGCGACAAAATTGGGCAAGGTAAGGCCAACGCCGCGAAGTTTCTAAGCGACAATAAAGACATTGCTGACGAGATCGAAGCAGCCATTCGTGCCCAAACGCTGACGACTGCAAAGCCTGCAGAGGCGCCGGTGGCAGAGACTCAGGACGCTGGTGAGTAA
- a CDS encoding ELM1/GtrOC1 family putative glycosyltransferase: protein MAELDQKELRVLILRDGKPGHETKPDGFVRYLRQQADLQVTEANVRLPLAALMRPLLTLVINYLPTLLWRRAVLSLYGLSLDDFRPDLVLAAGGKSSFALAACQATENITGVLLGSARRLRPDRLGWVFAADADESWDRCVQVPLPPSAHGAVSRVVKGEVRTRLGLAEHQKVLAVLIGGDGAGCEYTLADWQHLAQLIRGFAEDESHAVLLSTSRRTGLETEKSLQKLIPPHCLRQAVWFNHREERCMADYLAASDAVLVSVDSISMIAEACSAGFTPWIFCPQRAELPSRVASLISRLESKGMIKWLAGDEVSINGNECADSELDRFWHGQIRAVLVDLKVL from the coding sequence ATGGCCGAACTGGATCAAAAAGAACTCCGTGTGTTAATACTGCGAGACGGTAAGCCCGGGCATGAAACTAAGCCCGATGGCTTCGTACGTTATTTGCGTCAGCAGGCTGACCTTCAGGTAACAGAGGCGAATGTTCGTCTTCCTCTTGCCGCTTTGATGCGCCCACTATTGACGCTCGTTATTAATTATTTGCCGACCTTGCTGTGGCGTCGCGCGGTGTTGTCTTTGTATGGCTTGTCGCTGGATGATTTTAGGCCCGATCTCGTCTTGGCTGCGGGCGGGAAATCGTCGTTTGCTCTGGCGGCCTGTCAGGCGACAGAAAACATCACTGGGGTTCTTTTGGGCTCGGCTCGCCGACTCAGGCCCGACCGACTAGGTTGGGTGTTTGCTGCCGATGCGGATGAGTCTTGGGATCGCTGTGTACAAGTTCCTCTGCCGCCTTCGGCTCATGGTGCGGTCAGTCGGGTTGTTAAAGGCGAGGTGAGGACGCGCTTGGGTTTGGCGGAACACCAAAAAGTGCTGGCGGTCCTAATCGGTGGTGACGGCGCGGGTTGCGAGTACACCTTAGCCGATTGGCAGCATCTCGCGCAGTTAATTCGGGGCTTTGCCGAAGATGAGTCTCACGCGGTGTTACTATCGACGTCACGACGCACAGGGTTAGAGACTGAGAAGAGCCTACAAAAGCTCATCCCCCCTCATTGTTTGCGGCAAGCGGTGTGGTTCAATCATCGCGAAGAGCGCTGTATGGCGGACTATTTGGCGGCGTCTGATGCGGTCCTAGTTAGTGTTGATTCGATTTCTATGATCGCAGAGGCGTGCTCGGCCGGTTTTACCCCATGGATATTCTGCCCTCAGCGTGCCGAATTGCCGTCGCGCGTTGCGTCACTGATTTCCCGTCTTGAGTCTAAGGGGATGATCAAGTGGCTTGCCGGTGACGAAGTCAGCATAAATGGGAATGAATGCGCCGACTCTGAGCTCGATCGTTTTTGGCACGGGCAGATCCGTGCCGTGCTGGTGGACCTTAAGGTTCTTTGA
- a CDS encoding sulfotransferase family 2 domain-containing protein gives MIISHKYRFIFIKTHKTAGSSVETMLSQLCAPNDIVSTMDPPAQDHEPRNWIGNSPLDKLYAKYERMRKLIHKDSVFLNKHYYQHMGGARIKQLCGDEIWNSYYKFCFDRNPWDKVVSFYWWKMRGKAEKTPFSEWLRIKKLPLDHQLYCFGDEVAVDFVGCYETLSQDLQKVLEHIGIENPPELPQVKTGIRKDKAHFSSAYDEADREFVAQLFAREIELLGYDFEGKSQPTAWIKEP, from the coding sequence ATGATCATTAGCCACAAATACCGTTTTATTTTTATCAAAACTCATAAAACTGCCGGGAGCTCGGTCGAAACCATGCTGTCCCAACTCTGCGCCCCCAATGACATTGTGTCGACTATGGACCCACCAGCGCAGGATCATGAGCCTCGCAATTGGATTGGCAATTCCCCCCTCGACAAGCTTTACGCCAAATACGAGCGCATGCGCAAACTCATTCACAAGGACAGCGTGTTTTTAAACAAACACTACTACCAACACATGGGCGGCGCTCGCATTAAACAACTGTGCGGCGACGAAATTTGGAACTCGTATTACAAATTTTGTTTCGACCGCAATCCTTGGGACAAGGTCGTGTCATTCTACTGGTGGAAAATGCGTGGCAAAGCGGAGAAGACGCCGTTCAGCGAGTGGTTACGTATCAAAAAATTGCCGCTCGACCACCAGCTCTATTGCTTTGGCGATGAGGTCGCAGTGGACTTTGTGGGTTGTTATGAGACGCTGAGTCAAGATCTACAAAAGGTACTCGAGCACATTGGAATCGAAAACCCGCCCGAACTACCCCAAGTAAAAACGGGCATTCGTAAAGACAAAGCGCATTTCTCTAGCGCCTACGATGAAGCCGACCGAGAATTTGTCGCCCAGTTGTTCGCCAGAGAAATCGAGCTATTGGGCTACGATTTTGAAGGTAAAAGCCAACCAACAGCCTGGATCAAAGAACCTTAA
- the msbA gene encoding lipid A export permease/ATP-binding protein MsbA, translated as MRDPAANNTGWQTYKRLLSYVKHFWPALILAICGFILYALTQSAFASLMQYVPSAFEPEASTKELSGWEQQLGLATREGIRLFLPIAIISVVSVRGIGSYLGGYYISFVARNVVNRIRRDVFEHLTALPSGFFGRNNSGQLISTLTFNVEQVAAASSNAIKTLIREGLTVIALLAYLLYLDWKLSLLFFLAAPLIGLIIRIASSRFKRYSKRIQQSMGGVTHVASEAIRGQAIVRAFGGEAYENQRFEERCRASLKNELKLARVNEISTPIIQILTFSAIALLFWFGLDPTLFGDLNAGEFLAYITAASLVAKPLRQLTNVNASIQRGIAAAESIFEILDQSLEHDESGRPLTRFTGGLRLNNLSYQYPSADRQALNGVSFDAAPGQLIALVGRSGAGKTTLIDIIAGFIPAPSNSVWFDDNDASELTQQSIRRHVAIVTQDTVLFEDTIRANIAYGELANACEQDIISAAKSAHAWEFIQALPDGLDTQVGEGGASLSGGQKQRIALARAFLKNAPLLILDEATSALDNESERAINAAMPTITQNRTTLVIAHRLVTVERADLIIVMDQGAVVEQGTHLELLAKDGLYAHLHRSQFDD; from the coding sequence ATGCGCGACCCCGCGGCCAACAACACTGGCTGGCAAACCTACAAGCGCCTGTTGAGCTATGTAAAGCACTTTTGGCCAGCCCTGATTCTGGCGATTTGCGGCTTTATTCTTTACGCACTCACGCAGTCTGCATTTGCGAGCTTAATGCAATACGTACCCAGTGCCTTTGAGCCCGAGGCTTCCACCAAGGAGTTAAGCGGCTGGGAACAACAGCTGGGCTTGGCCACCCGAGAAGGTATACGCTTGTTTTTACCCATTGCGATCATCTCGGTCGTGTCAGTCAGGGGTATTGGGAGTTATTTGGGTGGCTATTACATTAGCTTTGTCGCACGCAATGTCGTCAATCGTATTCGCCGCGATGTCTTCGAGCACTTAACGGCTTTGCCCTCAGGTTTTTTTGGCCGCAACAACTCTGGGCAGCTCATCTCGACGCTGACATTTAATGTCGAGCAAGTCGCAGCGGCATCCTCCAACGCAATCAAAACATTGATACGCGAGGGGCTCACCGTAATAGCCCTACTGGCTTACTTGCTGTACTTGGATTGGAAGCTGTCGCTCTTGTTTTTTCTTGCGGCACCCCTCATTGGACTGATTATTCGGATTGCGAGCAGCCGGTTTAAACGGTACAGCAAGCGTATACAGCAATCGATGGGCGGCGTCACTCATGTCGCCTCAGAGGCAATACGCGGACAAGCCATCGTTCGGGCTTTCGGGGGTGAAGCCTACGAAAACCAGCGCTTTGAAGAACGCTGCCGTGCCAGCCTAAAGAACGAATTAAAGCTCGCCCGCGTGAATGAAATAAGCACACCGATTATTCAGATCCTAACCTTCAGTGCAATCGCCTTGCTGTTTTGGTTTGGCTTGGATCCGACGCTGTTTGGTGACCTCAATGCTGGTGAATTTTTAGCCTACATCACCGCCGCCAGTTTAGTGGCCAAACCCTTGCGGCAACTGACCAACGTGAATGCGTCGATTCAGAGGGGCATTGCCGCGGCAGAAAGCATTTTCGAGATTCTAGACCAATCGTTGGAGCACGATGAGTCGGGGCGTCCCTTGACGCGTTTTACCGGTGGTTTACGCCTTAACAACTTATCGTATCAGTACCCAAGCGCCGACCGCCAAGCGTTGAATGGTGTCAGCTTCGATGCAGCACCGGGGCAATTGATCGCTCTCGTGGGTCGAAGCGGCGCGGGCAAAACCACACTCATCGATATTATCGCGGGCTTTATACCAGCCCCCAGCAACTCGGTATGGTTCGACGATAACGACGCCTCCGAGCTCACCCAGCAATCGATTCGCCGCCATGTGGCAATTGTGACCCAAGACACAGTGCTATTTGAAGACACGATCCGCGCCAACATCGCCTATGGCGAGCTCGCAAACGCATGCGAACAAGACATCATCTCCGCCGCTAAAAGTGCGCATGCGTGGGAATTTATCCAAGCTCTGCCGGATGGCTTAGATACCCAAGTAGGCGAGGGTGGCGCCTCACTGTCTGGTGGGCAAAAACAGCGCATTGCTCTCGCGCGAGCCTTTTTAAAAAATGCGCCGCTGCTCATTCTCGATGAAGCCACATCGGCGCTGGACAATGAATCGGAACGTGCGATCAACGCCGCTATGCCTACCATCACTCAGAATCGCACGACCCTCGTGATCGCGCATCGTTTGGTGACCGTCGAACGAGCCGACCTAATCATCGTTATGGACCAAGGGGCAGTGGTCGAGCAAGGAACTCATCTGGAGCTCTTAGCCAAAGACGGCTTGTATGCACATCTACACCGCTCTCAGTTTGATGACTAA
- a CDS encoding ELM1/GtrOC1 family putative glycosyltransferase, translating into MHIYTALSLMTNFTKHWLYLHDGKPGHLSQLRGLSEAVAAKRPTDTSSWLDVTTLSLPEKLVARGDSFRSLQTADVIVAAGHSTHWLALCLGKRLRAHTAVVMRPSWPLTGFDSIIMPKHDALNTAVGARVHLTEGAINALGQQNHQPSNKGLVLLGGQSKHFEWPSAQVTRQVCAIVNSEPELDWTVADSRRSPERQLSDIYTACPNLTIQRHDTCPRGWLAEHMREANSVWVTPDSVSMVYEALSCGADVGLIELPPKAKNRINRSMQAMIVEGKVSSVTQACTVTLATDPLPRLNEAETAATWLLSRV; encoded by the coding sequence ATGCACATCTACACCGCTCTCAGTTTGATGACTAACTTCACGAAACATTGGCTGTATTTACATGATGGCAAACCGGGGCACTTGAGTCAGCTGCGCGGGTTGAGTGAGGCTGTGGCCGCCAAGAGGCCTACTGACACGAGCTCCTGGCTCGATGTAACGACCCTTTCACTCCCCGAAAAACTCGTCGCACGAGGCGACAGCTTCAGATCACTCCAAACCGCGGATGTTATTGTTGCCGCAGGCCACAGCACCCATTGGCTTGCGCTGTGTCTCGGCAAACGATTGCGAGCTCATACAGCGGTGGTCATGCGGCCATCGTGGCCCCTTACTGGGTTTGACTCAATCATTATGCCAAAGCATGATGCGCTGAATACCGCAGTTGGCGCCAGGGTCCACCTCACCGAAGGTGCCATAAACGCCCTAGGTCAACAAAATCACCAACCCAGCAACAAAGGATTAGTGCTTTTGGGTGGTCAGTCTAAGCACTTTGAGTGGCCGAGCGCGCAGGTCACCCGACAAGTTTGCGCCATCGTGAACTCAGAACCCGAGCTGGACTGGACCGTCGCCGATTCGCGTCGCAGCCCCGAGCGCCAACTTTCAGACATATACACCGCGTGCCCAAACCTCACAATTCAACGCCATGACACCTGCCCCAGGGGATGGCTAGCAGAACACATGCGCGAAGCAAACAGCGTGTGGGTTACTCCCGACAGTGTATCAATGGTTTACGAAGCTCTAAGCTGTGGGGCCGATGTCGGCTTAATCGAATTGCCACCTAAAGCTAAAAACAGAATCAACCGTAGCATGCAGGCGATGATCGTCGAGGGCAAAGTAAGCTCAGTAACTCAGGCTTGTACCGTGACTCTTGCGACCGATCCGCTACCCAGATTAAACGAGGCGGAAACTGCAGCGACGTGGCTTCTGTCACGTGTGTAG